A single region of the candidate division WOR-3 bacterium genome encodes:
- a CDS encoding biotin transporter BioY, with protein MNLSRTINYWETKKAAYYQWMYGLSRAKRLFLCLGMAAVTGLSAQIRIPLSFTPVPITGQVFVVLLTGVLLGNFYGGFAMFLYFIIGCAGFPWFTGATGGLPLGPTAGYILGFIPAALVIGWMTEKYKRSHGLLPLIGLMMIGVLIIYLCGAVYFALFMKTTVKQTLIMAVLPFIPVDLFKALAAAAAAKSVLPRS; from the coding sequence TTGAATTTAAGCAGAACGATAAATTACTGGGAGACTAAAAAAGCAGCTTATTATCAATGGATGTATGGCTTGAGCCGGGCAAAAAGACTGTTTTTATGCCTGGGAATGGCGGCTGTCACCGGATTGTCGGCGCAGATACGTATTCCTTTATCATTCACTCCGGTCCCGATTACAGGACAGGTCTTCGTTGTACTCCTTACCGGAGTGCTGCTGGGTAATTTCTATGGCGGTTTTGCAATGTTTCTCTACTTTATCATCGGTTGCGCCGGCTTTCCATGGTTCACCGGAGCGACCGGCGGACTTCCCCTGGGACCCACTGCAGGATATATTCTTGGATTTATTCCTGCGGCGTTGGTTATCGGATGGATGACGGAAAAGTATAAAAGATCGCATGGTTTATTACCGCTCATCGGCTTGATGATGATCGGTGTTTTAATAATCTATCTCTGCGGCGCCGTCTACTTTGCGTTATTTATGAAAACCACAGTAAAGCAGACATTGATTATGGCGGTGCTGCCGTTCATTCCGGTCGATCTGTTTAAAGCGCTTGCAGCAGCTGCAGCGGCGAAGTCCGTTCTTCCAAGATCGTAG
- the amrB gene encoding AmmeMemoRadiSam system protein B: MLIEFFLKFLLLGVMIMSQNCESKEEYRESIHAGSWYPGKKEDLTSVIKTYLKKARAPVHGEIHGLIVPHAGYIYSGQVAAFAYKCLEDQTFDDVIVIGPSHHHGFYGASVDTLAGRKTPLGTVEFDAELARKIIEQDKNIIYDPYAHLEEHSVEIQIPFLQTVLKKFKLVEIVMGSQDYKICEALSDAIVKAAKDKRILIVASSDLSHYHPQAAAEELDNLVVESVSMYDPELLYRRLSTDSCEACGGAPIITTMLATKKLGATSAKPVMYATSGNTSGDYNQVVGYLAAVFYKEKESKVGVNLGFSAEEKKKLKEIARKSIEAAVKGKKMPEFENIPQRLKEPYGIFVTINRHGRLRGCIGHIIGDQPLYKNCQQMARAAALEDPRFSPVTEKELDDLEIEISVLTPLERVKDFNDIVIGRDGLYIVVGYNRGLLLPQVAAEYGWTVEEFLEETCHKAGLPSDAYKLKDAEIYKFSAEVF, encoded by the coding sequence ATGTTAATCGAATTTTTTTTAAAATTTTTATTACTGGGAGTAATGATAATGAGTCAAAATTGCGAGAGTAAAGAAGAATACAGGGAATCAATCCATGCCGGTTCATGGTATCCAGGGAAGAAAGAAGACTTAACTTCCGTGATTAAGACATATCTCAAAAAAGCCCGTGCGCCGGTGCACGGCGAAATTCATGGATTGATCGTCCCCCATGCAGGGTATATCTATTCCGGTCAGGTCGCGGCGTTCGCCTATAAATGCCTGGAAGACCAGACTTTTGATGACGTCATCGTAATCGGACCGAGTCACCACCATGGATTCTACGGAGCATCGGTCGATACACTCGCCGGACGAAAGACTCCACTGGGTACGGTCGAGTTTGACGCAGAGCTCGCCCGAAAGATCATTGAGCAGGATAAGAATATTATTTATGATCCCTACGCCCACCTTGAAGAGCACTCAGTGGAAATACAGATTCCCTTTTTGCAGACCGTGCTCAAAAAATTCAAATTAGTGGAGATCGTTATGGGAAGCCAGGATTATAAAATCTGTGAGGCCCTCAGTGATGCAATCGTCAAAGCCGCAAAAGACAAAAGAATCCTTATCGTTGCGAGCTCGGACCTTTCCCATTACCATCCACAGGCGGCGGCAGAAGAACTCGATAATCTCGTGGTCGAATCAGTATCAATGTATGATCCTGAACTTCTTTATAGACGATTGAGTACGGACAGTTGCGAAGCATGCGGCGGTGCGCCGATTATTACGACGATGCTTGCCACGAAAAAACTGGGTGCCACAAGCGCAAAGCCTGTGATGTACGCCACAAGCGGCAATACATCAGGGGATTACAATCAGGTCGTCGGTTATCTGGCGGCTGTATTCTATAAAGAAAAAGAAAGTAAAGTCGGTGTTAATCTGGGATTTTCAGCAGAGGAAAAGAAAAAATTGAAAGAGATCGCCCGAAAATCGATCGAAGCCGCGGTAAAAGGGAAAAAGATGCCTGAATTCGAAAATATTCCCCAGAGACTAAAAGAACCTTACGGAATCTTTGTAACCATTAATCGACACGGCAGACTGCGCGGCTGCATCGGCCATATCATCGGAGACCAACCACTCTATAAAAATTGTCAGCAGATGGCGAGGGCGGCGGCCCTTGAAGACCCGCGTTTTTCTCCGGTGACTGAAAAAGAGCTGGATGATCTGGAAATAGAGATTTCAGTATTAACACCGCTGGAAAGGGTCAAAGATTTCAACGATATCGTCATCGGACGCGACGGCCTCTATATTGTGGTGGGTTATAACCGCGGACTTCTTCTGCCTCAGGTCGCGGCTGAATACGGATGGACGGTTGAGGAATTTCTGGAAGAGACCTGTCACAAAGCGGGCTTGCCTTCTGATGCGTATAAATTAAAAGATGCTGAAATATACAAGTTTTCCGCCGAGGTATTTTGA
- the larB gene encoding nickel pincer cofactor biosynthesis protein LarB yields the protein MQVFRRGILKKETVFIDPYDDLGYAKVDLHRAKRKGFSEVVFSEGKTTKQILGISARIYKANKKVLLTRVSPRLAKELKKKYRKGKYYKDARLFYVGRKPAQKGLVAVLTGGTADIPVAEEAAVTAEITGSKVERIYDVGVAGLHRILSFRKEIEKARVLIVVAGMDGVLASVAGGLFSKPIIAVPTSVGYGLSLKGVTPLLTMLNSCAPGIAVVNIDNGFGAGYLASLINKL from the coding sequence ATACAAGTTTTCCGCCGAGGTATTTTGAAAAAAGAGACCGTATTCATCGACCCTTATGACGACCTTGGTTATGCAAAGGTGGACCTGCATCGGGCAAAACGGAAAGGGTTTTCCGAAGTAGTATTCAGCGAAGGAAAAACGACAAAACAGATACTCGGCATCAGCGCCAGGATCTATAAAGCCAACAAAAAGGTCCTGCTCACCAGGGTCAGTCCCCGACTCGCGAAGGAATTGAAGAAGAAATACCGGAAAGGTAAATATTATAAAGACGCGCGCCTTTTCTATGTCGGCAGAAAACCGGCGCAAAAAGGACTGGTCGCCGTACTCACCGGCGGCACCGCAGACATCCCTGTTGCAGAAGAAGCCGCAGTTACCGCAGAGATAACGGGCAGCAAAGTTGAAAGAATATATGACGTGGGAGTCGCCGGACTCCATCGGATTCTTTCTTTTAGAAAAGAGATCGAGAAGGCACGGGTCTTGATTGTCGTAGCCGGTATGGACGGAGTTCTCGCATCAGTAGCCGGCGGACTCTTTTCCAAACCGATCATCGCCGTACCGACGAGCGTCGGTTATGGTCTGAGTTTAAAAGGAGTGACCCCGCTTTTGACGATGCTTAATTCATGCGCTCCGGGAATCGCGGTTGTGAATATCGACAACGGCTTCGGTGCCGGCTATCTGGCGTCACTCATAAATAAATTATGA